The Brassica oleracea var. oleracea cultivar TO1000 chromosome C6, BOL, whole genome shotgun sequence genomic interval AGAAACTCCCCGTCCTTGGGCGGCTTCCCTCCGTCCCACGTCGACGCGACGAAGATGGCCAGCGTCTCCTTGGGGAGATCCTCCGGCTCGTAGCTAGTTGGATCGACGAGATCGAACGCGACGCCGTTCGATTCCAGGAGCTTGTGGAGGCGCTGAGCTAGGGATTTGGATGTTCCCGTTTCGGAGATGAAGAAGATCTTTCCCCTTCTCGTGCTAGGGTTTAAGGAGAGGGTTTTGAGACGTTTCAGGCGGCGGTATTTGTGGATGCAGTAGAGAGTAGTCGCGGAGAGAAGAGCTACGAGAGCTAGTCGAGCGTGAATGGAGGACGACGAAGCCATGGATAATGGATTGAGATTACAAAGAGGCAGCGCGTGATGTTTACGCGGAGCTATGAACCGGGATTGATTGTTGAGCGAGGTGTTGACACGGACGGAGAAATGGCGGAGACGGGGAGGTAAGCGTATAAGGTTTACGTAATGGTTTTAAATTATTAATTAAGGCCCGGTTTGTTTAGATTTAAGGCCCAGTTAATCTAGGTTAAAAGCCCATTAACTTCCGTCCGAGATCAGAAAGCCACAACCACGACTTTTTTTCCTTTGATCTCAATGCCACGTGGCAATCTCTTATTCGGTAAGACCTCGTGTTCACGCGAAGCTATGAACCGGGAGCGGTTGTTGAGCGACACGAACGGAGAAATGGCGGAGACAGGTTTACGTAATGGTCTTCATTTTTAAGGCCCGGTTTGTTTAGATTTAAGGCCCGGTTAATCTAGGTTTAAAGCCCATTAACTCCGTCCGAGATCAGAAAGCAACAACGACGCTTTTTTCCCTTTGCTCTTTATGCGCCACGTGGCATTCTCTTCTTCGGCAATACCTAGTTGAGAAAACAAAAAGCAAAAAGTGAATAAATAAAACTGAAACGGAATGAATATTCTTGGTGGATTATCGGTAAATGTTGAGCGTTTATATTCAAATCCTGCTTTTTCTTGTTTGACGCCGTATTCTCTCTGGGGAATATTAAGTCGTTTCCTTTTCCATGCCTATATTATTTATACCCTATCATCCACCAGCATGCTTCTCAACAAGCGTCATTTCTCTCTCTGTGTCTCTCTGTTCCTTCCTTGTGCACAAAGACAGTTACTCAATTCTTCTGCTGGTTAGTATATTTTTTTTTGTGTTTAATGGAATTTTTGTTTCTTTAAACTTTTGTGTTGTTATTTTTTTTTGTTTGATTTAACCTAAAAGTTCATCGATTTCACTATGATTGATTTCTCAACAATGTGTTTGGTTCCATATTCTGGTAGTAGTATAGTTCTTACATATTGCTATTAGTGTGTTTCTCGTGAAATTTAGTGAAGTTGTGGTAAATTTACGTCTTTAGTTAGTTAAAGTTGCAAATTAATATTAATTTCCTGGAGCATACCTTGGGAAGAAACATAGATCAGGAGTTTACGTGGTGCAATTTTTGTTCTATCTTAACGAGCTAAGGTGTTAGTTTTGTTTTTAAAGGAGGTTTTGTTACTTTTTTTTTTCCTTTTCGGTGCTAGTGGATCAAAATGGTGCAATCTTAGTGTTGTATGACTCGTGTTGACTAATCCTAAACTTTTGTCTTCTCTCTAGAAAACGTTCTGACTAACCAGTTGCTTCTACCGTGATTGATTTTATATATTATTGCTATCATTTTTTTTTGGATAGAGCGTGTACATTCTCTATGTAATTTATACCTTGTTTGTGTGTTGCATCTATTTTTATATATTGGACGAGTTCATTTGAATGACAACAAAAATGTCGCTTCTTTTACTTGATCAACTCTCAGGGACAAGTCGTATCTGTTTCAAGAGTTCAATGGAAGAACAAAGAGCTAGTGGTCTTACGGACAGGGTGGTGCAGTTTCAAAATGTGGGATCAAGGGACGGATGTGAAGCTCCCCATAAGTGGTCATCCTCTGGAGGAGGAAAGAAAATCGACGTAAGAAACCAGATCTTCTGCAATAGATCTTTGAACATGAAGAATATCATTGCCGTAGGCTTTGATATGGACTATACTCTGGCCCAGTATAAGTCTGAAACTTTTGAGTCCCTAGCGTATGAAGGCACTGTGAGGAAGTTGGTATACGATTTAGGGTATCCAAGAGAGGTTAGTATACTGCATTGCTGTTTTTAAATTTGTTACCGGTAGAAAAGTTTGATTAAATTTTTTTACTCGTTGTTGTTACAAAAAACAGCTGCTGGAATGGACATTTGATTGGAACTATATGGTTAGAGGGTTGGTTCTAGACAAAAAGAAAGGAAACATCTTAAAGGTAGATATTGTGTATTGGATTGGACTCTTATAATAATTATTGCCTCGTTTCCTAATTGACTGTTGTCTCATGTTGCAGATGGATCGCCATAAGTATGTGAAGGTGGCTTACCATGGGTTTAAGGAGCTCTCTAAGGAGGAAAAAGTTGATGTCTATGGGACTAGCCTAGTACGAGATTCTTTTGATGAGCCTGACTACGCTCTCATTGATACTCTCTTCTCTTTGGCCGAAGCCTATCTCTTTGCCCAACTCGTTGACTTCAAAGATAACAACCCTGATAAAATCCTCAAGGACGTTGAGTAAGACAACTTCCATATACGTTACTGTTTTGTTACACTATACAGCCTCCAAGGACGCATATGTTATGCTCATGATATTCTATATTCTTTTAGTTATGGTCGCATGTATAAAGATGTCCGGTCTGCTGTTGATATGTGCCACCGTGATGGAACTTTGAAGCAGATGGTGGCAAAGGAACCAAATAAGTAAGGCTGATGTGTATGTTGTTCATTACTGTTTCTTCTCTTTTTCCTTTTTTTCATCATAGGTTTTCAACTTGCCATTTTTTAGGTATATCAACGAGGATGCTACCATTGTACCTCTGATAAAAATGATAAGAGATTCCGGACGCTCAACATTCTTGGTGACCAATAGGTAATGCTAATGACATAGTTCTTCAAACTTCATTGTATTATCGTAAAAGTTATTATGCATGCATGGCTTTTGTAGCTCTGCATGCAGCTTATTCAACACCATATTTAAAATGGCAATATGCTCTAAAATTCCACTGTAACCGTTCCTGGCCTGCCCTTGTAATAGAAATGTGAACATAGGGAGTTACAGAAACCTTTGTTATGAGACAAACTTTCATTACTAGTGATTTGTTTTTTTTTTCTTACCTGTCTTTGTATAATTAGTTTTTAAAAGGAATTTTTTTTAATGACATTCTTGCAGTTTGTGGGACTACACAAATATTGTGATGAACTTTCTCTGTGGAGGCCGCACTGTACATGGTCCTGATCCTTGCAACTTTGATTGGCTCCAGTACTTTGATGTTGTGATCACTGGCAGGTATTGTTTTTTCTTAGTTTCTTTTTTAGTCTAATGATCTGAACGAAATCAAGGTGATGAACAATAAGATATGTGCTATTATAGAAGAATTTTAGTTTCTTGCATTATTCCTTCTCTTTTTTTAAATCTCGTTTGTTTGTTATCTGAATTGGATATATGTTTGTGAAGTGCAAAACCTGGTTTCTTCCATGAGGAGAGTCGTGTCAACCTTTTTGAGGTGGAACTTAAGTCAGGGATGCTGATCAATACTGACAATGGAACACCTATGGCTCAGGTTAGACTTCGCGAGTTGTGACATTCATACAGTCTTTCACATGCTACTTATCCAAATGTTGCAACTTATAGTTTTTTTATGCTTGACAGATTGGAGATCCTTCGCCAAAAATTCCAATGAAGAGTAAAGACAAAGCGTGTCGAGTTTTCCAAGGTGGGAATGTTGGTCATCTTCACAGTCTGCTCTCCATCCAGTCAAGTTCACAGGTACTGTCACACTATAAACCTCTATAGTAACTGGATGTACCGTGCCATGTCTCATTTATCAGTCCCTTATTCGATCTTATTAGGTCCTTTACGTTGGCGATCACATATACGGTGACATCTTGCGCAGCAAAAAAGTACTCGGTAAGGTTTTCTTTTCCAGTTATAGATTTTTTCTTTCTTTTTTTTTGTTCTGTGAAGTTAACTTGTAGTTGAATTTTTTTTTAATTCTTCAGGGTGGAGGACGATGCTTGTTGTTCCGGAACTTGAAAAGGAGGTTGAACTTCTGTGGGAGCTTAGGGACGCGCGTAAGGTGAATGGACCCTCTCTTCGTATATTGTATTATAGAATATATGATTTTGTGAAATAGGCTTTTTCCTTATCTGATAAATTTTTGGGTTTGCAGGAACAAATTTTGATGAGGAATGAGCGTGACTCAGTGGAAGATAAGATCCATCGCTTAAGCTGGTCTTTGAAGTAAGTCTTCTTTAAATAAGAATTTGAACCAAAGAAAGCTTGTGTAACCGAATCATATCGTGTCAGGTTTGAAGATATCAACGAGAAAGACAAGCAGGAAATGCTATCAGCGGTTAAGGACTTAGTGGTACGTTAGATTTTGTACGGACTCCTTAATCTCCAATAATTTGCATATTCATTCAATAATTAATGTTTTTTTTTGGGTGGGATTCAACAGTGTAAAAGGGATGAAGTCCGACTAAATCTTCAAGAAGCTCAAAGAGACAGTCACAAAAAGGTAAAAATTGTAGAGTGTGTCAGTGTAATACAACTAGTTTTAATTTCCAATGCTCATGTTGTTGGTTACTTTTTTGATTACTGCAGTTTCATAAGGTCTGGGGGCAATTAATGAAAACTGGTTACCAGAGTTCTAGATTTGCTCACCAGGTAATAGAACGTTATATAATATGTAACGGTTATAGTGTTGTGCCTTTATGAGGAATTTGATTTAATTAATGTTTTCTTTCAATGTAGGTGGAGAGATTTGCATGCCTGTACACGAGCCAAGTATCTAACTTGCGCTTGTACTCCCCAGAAAAGTACTACAAACCAAGTGAGGACTTCATGTCCCATGAGTTCCACCTTCTCCCCCTTTGATTTGATCCGATCAGTGAGATAGCTAAAGAAAGTCCATCTGAAGTCAAGAGAGTATTTATCTAAGTTATTGTTTGGTTTGGTTGGGTGCTTATTCTTCTTGTTCACAAGCTCCCTTTATCTCTTCTTTTACTCATTGCATTTTCAGTTTCACTTTGGTACGAACTATAAGTTTGGGATTCTATTTTAAACCTTTTATTTTATCTTGCGGCAAAGTTTGTGTCTACAAAACTCATTAATCTATTATCATTTGATTTTTTTTTCTTAATTACATTCCTCCTGATCACCTCAAATCTCCTTTTACTCAGTATATTGAACGTTATAAAGCCTCTACAGTTTTATGAGAAGAAACTTAAGTTCCCTGAAGCTATGCATTCAAAACAATCAGTGGCTACTGCTATAGCTTCACAGAGAAGAAGCAGAAAATGTCTTGTTTGGTGCTAACATTAATATATCATTGTTCATTTCTGGCAGTGTTGATGTTCAGACTTGATGATCAAATTACAAAAAAAAACTTGAAAAGGTGTGTTCATTTACACATAACAGAAGG includes:
- the LOC106298149 gene encoding 5'-nucleotidase domain-containing protein 4, translating into MSLLLLDQLSGTSRICFKSSMEEQRASGLTDRVVQFQNVGSRDGCEAPHKWSSSGGGKKIDVRNQIFCNRSLNMKNIIAVGFDMDYTLAQYKSETFESLAYEGTVRKLVYDLGYPRELLEWTFDWNYMVRGLVLDKKKGNILKMDRHKYVKVAYHGFKELSKEEKVDVYGTSLVRDSFDEPDYALIDTLFSLAEAYLFAQLVDFKDNNPDKILKDVDYGRMYKDVRSAVDMCHRDGTLKQMVAKEPNKYINEDATIVPLIKMIRDSGRSTFLVTNSLWDYTNIVMNFLCGGRTVHGPDPCNFDWLQYFDVVITGSAKPGFFHEESRVNLFEVELKSGMLINTDNGTPMAQIGDPSPKIPMKSKDKACRVFQGGNVGHLHSLLSIQSSSQVLYVGDHIYGDILRSKKVLGWRTMLVVPELEKEVELLWELRDARKEQILMRNERDSVEDKIHRLSWSLKFEDINEKDKQEMLSAVKDLVCKRDEVRLNLQEAQRDSHKKFHKVWGQLMKTGYQSSRFAHQVERFACLYTSQVSNLRLYSPEKYYKPSEDFMSHEFHLLPL